In one window of Dermochelys coriacea isolate rDerCor1 chromosome 3, rDerCor1.pri.v4, whole genome shotgun sequence DNA:
- the FAM167A gene encoding protein FAM167A: MSLPRIQIEEEVVDSADASSENATPPHDHLRSLKALTEKLRLETRRPSYLEWKAKLEDQTWKSPKPSAEVEVKEEKKATEEAIPFRKVQVHLKGSSSQEKVILTSGKLSGFESIEEALNWLRKELTEMRLQDQQLARQLMRLRSDINKLKIEQTCHLHRRMLNDATYELEERDELADLFCDFPLMSSFSLSAPLKLIGVTKMNINSRRFSLC; this comes from the exons ATGTCTTTGCCCAGAATCCAAATAGAAGAAGAGGTGGTGGACAGTGCAGATGCCTCCTCTGAGAATGCCACACCCCCACATGACCACCTGCGAAGCCTGAAGGCTCTGACGGAGAAACTGAGACTGGAGACCAGGCGCCCTTCCTACTTGGAGTGGAAAGCCAAACTTGAGGACCAGACGTGGAAGAGCCCCAAGCCCTCTGCGGAGGTAGaggttaaagaagaaaaaaaggccaCTGAGGAAGCCATCCCTTTCAGAAAGGTGCAGGTGCATCTCAAAGGGAGTTCTTCCCAGGAGAAGGTGATTCTTACTTCAGGGAAACTAAGTGGCTTTGAAAGCATTGAGGAAGCTCTGAATTGGCTCAGGAAGGAACTG ACAGAAATGCGCCTGCAGGACCAGCAGCTGGCACGGCAGCTCATGCGTCTGCGCAGTGACATCAACAAGCTGAAGATCGAGCAGACCTGCCATCTGCACCGGCGCATGCTCAACGACGCCACCTATGAGCTGGAGGAGCGGGACGAGCTCGCCGACCTCTTCTGCGACTTCCCGCTCATGAGCTCCTTCAGCCTCTCCGCACCCCTCAAGCTCATCGGCGTCACCAAGATGAACATCAACTCCCGCAGGTTCTCGCTGTGTTAG